A single region of the Bdellovibrio sp. GT3 genome encodes:
- a CDS encoding lytic transglycosylase domain-containing protein, with protein MTGLSFLMSVLLTSATAAPAPVNVSRKVDLNRDLKVPGFVNLYEMDAKSVAKLPVLAQLKAHEINGRWNECLNLSSRVFAVQKELKGWVGQTWLHCLDKTQQKKTSAGQEDRVLTAIARQWHLFEEGPWSQDLWNIWVTQELSYLNAEAGKKNRKVLSRVERLLDNSGKLNRDQRSQCYQILGDFSLNDNDYPQAQFFYEEAQSLKDSKYLTEKLEFLAKTRNQTVAAVPTAQIEAIGEDGKLEERIRVSLKQNDLIPALKDTVTLLNQYPGGRAARRLKDKPLEIFNSINDNAVAAKALEEMGEADASRLLEWAQNLHRRGEWESSMKLAEKSYEKNPQSPTATSALWVSSRSAHFLGLYDKALDLYSKQIVISNGTDESSEALFRSSLIYYRKQDFTTAAALLERLVQQGKDRYDLNAQYWLVRSLQTFSKERADKAAQELMDKYPFSYYGMRLRAESQGGKLTWPDVTAKDLKLNSSFWLVGSQKKSWDRFVALSAAGWVGEAQTELSDLPPMKDPTLQVLFAEKLAQRGQYFSAIRMVNDAMENDPRLRQQQFLKTGYPEIFSNFYQKESDRYGIDAILLRSLTRQESGFNMKAVSTSNALGLMQMIPPTAQDTAKRLGMKIEIPEDMFRPEINIPMGSFYVSQMLDQFSQNVPFALAAYNAGPYRLKKWVNARPEVSSAMTEPGSSPEAEVWVDELPWNETSFYVKAILRNTLLYRMVGKESYVVPPILWQDLLTKKAK; from the coding sequence ATGACAGGTCTGTCTTTTTTAATGAGTGTATTACTGACTTCGGCAACCGCGGCTCCGGCTCCGGTGAATGTCAGCCGTAAGGTCGATTTGAACCGTGATTTAAAAGTGCCCGGTTTTGTGAATCTATATGAAATGGATGCGAAGTCTGTGGCGAAGCTGCCAGTATTGGCACAGCTCAAGGCCCACGAAATAAATGGCCGCTGGAACGAGTGTCTGAACTTGTCCTCGCGTGTGTTTGCAGTTCAAAAAGAACTTAAAGGTTGGGTGGGGCAGACCTGGCTTCATTGTCTGGACAAGACTCAACAAAAGAAGACCAGCGCAGGACAGGAAGATCGCGTCCTGACAGCGATTGCCCGTCAGTGGCATCTTTTTGAAGAGGGCCCGTGGTCGCAGGATTTGTGGAATATTTGGGTCACGCAGGAGTTAAGTTATTTGAATGCGGAAGCGGGTAAAAAGAACCGCAAAGTGCTTTCCCGTGTGGAGCGCTTGCTGGACAACTCCGGTAAACTGAATCGGGATCAAAGATCCCAGTGTTATCAGATTCTGGGTGATTTTTCCCTGAATGATAATGATTACCCTCAGGCTCAATTTTTCTACGAAGAGGCGCAAAGCCTTAAGGATTCAAAATATCTGACGGAAAAACTGGAGTTTTTGGCAAAGACTCGCAATCAAACTGTCGCAGCAGTGCCGACTGCGCAAATCGAAGCGATCGGTGAGGACGGCAAGCTTGAGGAACGCATTCGCGTTTCGTTAAAGCAGAATGATTTGATACCGGCACTCAAAGACACCGTGACTCTTTTGAATCAGTATCCGGGTGGTCGCGCGGCTCGTCGTCTTAAAGACAAGCCATTGGAAATTTTTAATTCCATCAATGACAACGCCGTGGCGGCTAAGGCTCTGGAGGAAATGGGCGAAGCTGATGCTTCACGACTTTTGGAATGGGCGCAGAATCTGCACCGTCGGGGAGAGTGGGAATCCAGCATGAAGCTGGCGGAAAAATCCTATGAAAAGAATCCGCAGTCCCCAACGGCTACGAGTGCCTTATGGGTTTCTTCCAGATCCGCGCATTTCCTGGGTCTTTATGACAAAGCTCTGGATCTTTATAGCAAACAGATTGTGATCTCCAATGGAACTGATGAAAGTTCCGAGGCTTTGTTTCGTTCCAGTCTGATTTACTATCGCAAACAGGACTTCACGACGGCAGCGGCATTGCTAGAGCGTTTGGTGCAACAGGGGAAAGATCGTTACGATCTGAATGCGCAGTATTGGCTGGTTCGCTCCCTGCAAACCTTCAGCAAGGAACGCGCAGACAAAGCGGCACAGGAGTTGATGGATAAGTATCCATTTTCCTACTATGGCATGCGCTTGCGTGCAGAGTCTCAGGGTGGAAAGCTGACGTGGCCGGATGTCACCGCAAAAGACTTGAAACTTAATTCCTCATTCTGGCTGGTGGGTTCTCAGAAAAAATCCTGGGATCGTTTCGTGGCTCTTTCCGCTGCGGGATGGGTGGGCGAAGCGCAAACGGAGCTGAGTGATCTGCCGCCAATGAAAGATCCAACGCTGCAAGTTCTTTTTGCGGAAAAGTTGGCTCAACGTGGGCAGTATTTTTCAGCGATTCGCATGGTGAACGATGCGATGGAAAATGATCCGCGCTTGCGTCAGCAACAATTCCTGAAAACAGGTTATCCGGAAATTTTCAGCAACTTCTATCAGAAAGAATCAGACCGTTACGGTATTGACGCGATTTTGTTGCGCAGTCTGACTCGTCAGGAAAGTGGCTTTAACATGAAGGCCGTTTCGACTTCGAATGCGTTGGGTTTGATGCAAATGATCCCTCCCACAGCGCAAGACACGGCAAAGCGCTTGGGAATGAAGATTGAAATTCCTGAAGACATGTTCCGACCTGAGATTAATATTCCCATGGGCTCCTTCTATGTTTCCCAGATGTTGGACCAGTTCTCTCAGAACGTGCCATTTGCGCTCGCAGCGTATAACGCAGGACCCTATCGTCTGAAAAAATGGGTGAACGCCCGTCCAGAGGTCTCTTCCGCGATGACGGAGCCAGGCTCTTCTCCCGAGGCTGAGGTGTGGGTTGATGAGTTGCCGTGGAATGAGACGAGCTTTTACGTGAAGGCAATTCTAAGAAATACTCTGCTTTATCGAATGGTAGGTAAGGAGTCCTATGTGGTTCCGCCAATTTTATGGCAAGACCTGCTTACTAAAAAGGCAAAATAA
- a CDS encoding LysM peptidoglycan-binding domain-containing protein: protein MRRLVTLSIVLGLLSGCVHKEMGNNNDQAAGNAGNGSEIKDIGSFRLSDPEGPKVVDQELDVIPTEINPLVEKWVTYFQGRGRHHMERYLARSSRYEKLMKKVLRDNGLPEDIFYIALIESGFSSNATSHAAAVGYWQFIRGTGKRYGLEINPFVDERRDPVFATQAAAEYFKGLYSVFGSWYLAMASYNVGENRVKREVMNHYTRDFWELARKKRLPAETINYVPKFIAAKMIAKEPAKYGFEDIDYLPPIEFDHITVNQPINMRQMAEKLNLNYEDFKALNPKFKGEVAILKGSELILRIPPGSQELAKVAANESVVTDLKFIADSGDTQTYKIRRGDNLKSIARKYRTSVAYLRDLNDLPRKSRLTVGRTIYVPDRTPLRDRSDRKNNSTMSAKTNAKPAVEKSVETAAADLTGGRFYVVQSGDSLFSIAQRYSTSVAELQRANNIKRKSKLKLGMKLKIPGGDSSSAREVAKSKVHVVRKGDNLTDIAAKYNVTVGQLKQKNKLRNPASLMVGSRIRIPIADAN, encoded by the coding sequence ATGAGGAGACTAGTTACATTAAGTATCGTCCTGGGCCTGCTTTCGGGTTGTGTTCATAAGGAAATGGGCAACAACAACGATCAGGCGGCTGGGAATGCAGGCAACGGTTCTGAAATCAAAGATATTGGTTCTTTCCGTTTGTCAGATCCTGAGGGTCCAAAGGTCGTAGACCAAGAGTTGGATGTTATCCCTACAGAAATCAACCCATTGGTGGAAAAATGGGTTACTTACTTCCAAGGCCGCGGCCGCCATCATATGGAAAGATATTTGGCGCGCTCTTCTCGCTACGAAAAACTAATGAAAAAAGTTTTGCGCGACAATGGCTTGCCGGAAGACATCTTTTACATCGCTTTGATTGAATCCGGTTTCAGTTCCAATGCGACTTCTCACGCGGCAGCTGTTGGTTACTGGCAGTTCATCCGTGGGACAGGCAAACGCTACGGTTTGGAAATCAATCCGTTCGTGGACGAGCGTCGTGACCCTGTTTTTGCCACTCAAGCAGCGGCTGAATACTTCAAAGGTCTTTATTCCGTATTCGGTTCCTGGTATCTGGCGATGGCTTCCTACAACGTGGGTGAAAACCGCGTAAAACGTGAAGTGATGAATCACTACACGCGTGACTTCTGGGAGCTGGCTCGTAAAAAACGTCTTCCAGCGGAAACGATCAACTACGTTCCAAAATTTATTGCAGCTAAGATGATCGCAAAAGAACCGGCTAAGTACGGTTTCGAAGACATCGATTATCTTCCACCGATCGAGTTCGATCACATCACTGTGAACCAACCTATCAATATGCGCCAAATGGCTGAAAAGCTGAATCTGAACTACGAGGACTTCAAAGCATTGAATCCCAAGTTCAAAGGTGAAGTGGCGATCTTGAAAGGCTCTGAGCTGATCCTTCGTATCCCACCGGGTTCTCAGGAATTGGCGAAAGTGGCAGCGAATGAATCTGTGGTTACTGATTTGAAGTTCATCGCGGATAGCGGTGATACTCAAACTTACAAAATCCGCAGAGGCGACAATCTTAAGTCCATCGCTCGTAAGTACAGAACTTCTGTGGCTTACCTTCGTGACCTGAATGATTTGCCAAGAAAATCACGCCTGACAGTGGGCCGCACGATCTACGTACCAGATCGTACGCCACTTCGTGATCGTTCAGACCGTAAAAACAACAGCACGATGTCAGCTAAGACCAATGCAAAACCAGCGGTTGAAAAATCCGTTGAAACTGCAGCGGCGGATTTGACGGGTGGTCGTTTTTACGTGGTTCAATCCGGTGATTCTTTGTTCTCGATTGCACAAAGATATTCAACGTCAGTGGCTGAGCTTCAACGTGCAAACAACATCAAACGCAAAAGCAAATTGAAGTTGGGCATGAAGCTTAAAATTCCAGGTGGGGACAGCAGTTCCGCCCGGGAGGTAGCCAAAAGCAAAGTACACGTAGTCCGTAAGGGCGACAACCTGACTGACATCGCTGCCAAATAC